One Solirubrobacterales bacterium DNA window includes the following coding sequences:
- a CDS encoding DUF11 domain-containing protein, giving the protein MNHSRFSVIRIALLFAVLFFGFASAAQADRTFSLKYSVNDTGSLHGIGNSSMTCKTSDSGCSTARNAGVTVTADSSLNNDNWNMQWIDADSDASTFNSTSADQSIPAGSTILYAALYWGGRNPGNSERRDQVKFKLPGSSSYQTVTASTVDTINSGGNAGIYQSFADVTNLVQPLPNGGNGTYWVADIKGSTGKTMVGGWSLIVAYRNPNESMKNMTIFDGLVNVGTNETKSITVSGFQTPPSGPVNAKAGFVTWEGDLGIVGDRAKLNGQTLSDAQHPATNFFDARFSHDGVMDSARNPAYSNNFGFEAAWLAPPANAVQNGDTSATIEVTTSGDNFVPGVIAFQTEIYSPKVEQAKSATDVNGGQLEQGDVITYRITGKNTGQDGTANFVLRDSIPANTTYVPGSINIVKSGGAPTGSRTDASGDDTAEYDSINDRIIARLGTGSNASIGGNIGPGKEYEVTFQVRVNGPDVNPVPDLTVIDNEAVATLTAQSSSLTITSEADTQVTVKSPDLRILKTRTGADFVAGGTSQYTLKVDNHGSANTQGQVTVSDPLANGLTATAVNAPGWNCNTLPSDHLTCTRSDALAPGGNYPDIVVTVAIGDDVTDEVENISTVSGGGDSKLGDNTSSSTNPVSRKADLAITKTASKHQVKIGDTFTYALTVTNNGPSKATSTTITDEIPDGLSFVSADPGCTFEPLNGTVVCAIGTLASGASTTINVTVKVDGDAHGQIENTASVTSQQEDPNPDNNTDTETVDATGADLQVTKSVKSPSVVKTGDTVVYEVVVRNNGPSGATGVVLTDALPAGLTNVTTNNNACTVSVPTINCALGNLASGDSVTIEVSGKVKPGQTTLVNNASATGNEFDPDPTNNQDSVETPVTPQVDLKIVKTASVSQIVPGGNFTYTFSVTNNGPDAGTGVTVTDTLPSGISFVSSGDCSAAGQDLTCAVGALAAGQSKTLTVTVKAANSVTGDVVNTANVTGNQPDPNPNDNTSTVTTPTQIKADLGVVKTKLSPAEVKTGDTVTWQIVATNHGPSNATGVVVTDTLPSGVTDVTTDNNACTVSVPTINCAVGNLANGASVTIKVTAKVKPGQSNLINTAKVKGDQPDPNPGNDTSTTNDPVSPVADLGIVKQADRSSVEAGQNLVYTFKVTNYGPDSVTGATITDTLPAGVTYVDGAPGCNASGQVVTCTINFLAAGGSAQTGITVKVTDSAANPVRNTAKVTGSPHDPNPGNNTSTIETPVTPPAKDADVAIVKTADNHNPQAGDVVTYTLTTKNNGPAAAENVVVTDELPDGVTFVSADAPCTESGGKITCALGTLAPGQEVALKVRVRINPWSVSPSTGTHGIDVQKVETQIDLDPGQTRTVTAECPSGYFVSDGSVRIDHIDQGTGSWTAPQVTESRASDNRTWQGTVTNTASGRAQAKIFAVCIRETTNPDGHGHNLQVSAPVVKTIALEPGSNEATLECPAGTVAIQPGFIADSPGHLVYSQPEGNGWKFIYKTAVNQASDQISYSIRCFNRSLTITDGHSHNLSLQRIWTEQVIQPGQVHEVQLTCPDGSKGIVAGWDLDDGLVSLGNDPRPVTRAFKVYNPTDKPLKARFSLLCLGNITSDGGGAGSKDITNTAKVKTSTTETDPGNNSSSVTITAGTSGSGPIPDGNGKPPVNNPTDRDTDRPGVVSFRATGKLILRGGTVNLNLKSSGKTHGRIKLITTRRHRVGGKKISRGTVLARGGFAFKRAGAKKVRLRTTALGRKVLGKGSIRKVRVVVIGGGPSRVVGIGR; this is encoded by the coding sequence ATGAATCATTCGCGTTTTTCCGTGATCCGAATCGCCTTGCTGTTCGCCGTGCTGTTCTTCGGCTTTGCCTCGGCCGCCCAGGCCGACCGCACCTTCTCGCTGAAATACAGCGTGAACGACACCGGTTCGCTCCACGGCATCGGCAACTCCAGCATGACGTGCAAGACCTCCGACAGCGGATGCTCCACCGCCCGCAACGCCGGGGTCACAGTCACCGCCGACTCGTCGCTCAACAACGACAACTGGAACATGCAGTGGATCGACGCCGACAGCGACGCCTCCACCTTCAACTCCACCAGCGCGGACCAGTCGATCCCGGCCGGTTCGACCATTCTCTACGCGGCGCTCTACTGGGGCGGACGGAACCCCGGCAACAGCGAACGCCGGGACCAGGTGAAGTTCAAGCTGCCCGGCTCCTCCAGCTACCAGACGGTCACCGCCAGCACGGTTGACACGATCAACTCGGGTGGCAACGCCGGGATCTACCAGTCCTTCGCCGATGTGACCAACCTGGTCCAGCCGCTGCCGAACGGGGGCAACGGCACCTACTGGGTGGCCGACATCAAGGGCTCCACCGGCAAGACCATGGTCGGTGGCTGGTCGCTGATCGTCGCCTACCGGAACCCGAACGAGTCGATGAAGAACATGACCATCTTCGACGGGCTGGTCAACGTCGGTACCAACGAAACCAAGTCGATCACGGTCAGCGGCTTCCAGACTCCGCCGTCCGGTCCGGTCAACGCCAAGGCCGGCTTCGTCACCTGGGAAGGCGATCTCGGGATCGTCGGCGACCGCGCCAAGCTGAACGGCCAGACCCTGTCGGACGCCCAGCATCCGGCGACCAACTTCTTCGACGCCAGGTTCTCACACGACGGGGTCATGGACAGCGCCCGCAACCCGGCCTACTCCAACAACTTTGGCTTCGAGGCAGCCTGGCTTGCCCCGCCCGCCAACGCGGTCCAGAACGGGGACACCTCGGCCACGATCGAGGTGACGACCAGCGGGGACAACTTCGTGCCCGGCGTGATCGCGTTCCAGACGGAGATCTACTCCCCGAAGGTTGAACAGGCCAAGTCAGCCACCGATGTCAACGGTGGCCAGCTCGAACAGGGTGACGTGATCACCTACCGGATCACCGGCAAGAACACGGGCCAGGACGGCACCGCCAACTTCGTGCTGCGCGACTCGATCCCGGCCAACACCACGTACGTGCCCGGTTCGATCAACATCGTGAAGAGCGGTGGCGCCCCGACCGGTTCCCGGACCGATGCGTCCGGAGACGACACCGCCGAGTACGACTCGATCAACGACCGGATCATCGCCCGGCTCGGTACCGGCTCGAACGCATCGATCGGTGGCAACATCGGCCCGGGCAAGGAGTACGAGGTCACCTTCCAGGTGCGGGTCAACGGACCGGATGTGAACCCGGTGCCCGACCTCACCGTTATCGACAACGAGGCGGTCGCGACCCTGACTGCCCAGAGCAGCAGCCTGACGATCACCAGCGAGGCGGATACCCAGGTCACCGTGAAGTCACCCGACCTGCGGATCCTGAAGACCCGCACCGGGGCCGACTTCGTGGCCGGGGGCACCAGCCAGTACACGCTGAAGGTCGACAATCACGGCAGCGCCAATACCCAGGGTCAGGTCACCGTGTCCGATCCCCTGGCCAACGGACTGACCGCGACCGCGGTCAACGCACCGGGCTGGAACTGCAACACCCTGCCGTCCGATCACCTCACCTGCACCCGCAGCGACGCGCTCGCGCCGGGGGGCAACTACCCCGACATCGTGGTCACCGTCGCGATCGGGGATGACGTCACCGACGAGGTCGAGAACATCTCGACCGTCTCCGGTGGCGGCGATTCCAAGCTCGGGGACAACACCTCCTCCAGCACCAATCCGGTGAGCCGCAAGGCCGATCTCGCCATCACCAAGACGGCCTCGAAGCACCAGGTCAAGATCGGCGACACCTTCACCTACGCGCTGACAGTGACCAACAACGGTCCCTCGAAGGCGACCTCGACCACGATCACCGACGAGATCCCGGATGGACTGAGCTTCGTCTCGGCCGATCCGGGCTGCACCTTCGAGCCGCTCAACGGCACCGTGGTCTGCGCGATCGGAACTCTCGCCAGCGGCGCCTCGACCACGATCAACGTCACGGTCAAGGTTGACGGTGACGCCCACGGCCAGATCGAGAACACCGCTTCGGTCACCTCGCAGCAGGAGGATCCGAACCCGGACAACAACACCGACACCGAGACGGTCGACGCAACCGGCGCCGACCTCCAGGTGACCAAGTCGGTCAAGTCCCCGTCCGTGGTCAAGACCGGTGACACGGTGGTGTACGAGGTCGTGGTCAGGAACAACGGACCGTCCGGTGCCACCGGGGTCGTGCTTACCGACGCCCTGCCGGCCGGCCTGACCAACGTCACGACCAATAACAACGCCTGCACCGTTTCGGTGCCGACGATCAACTGCGCGCTCGGCAACCTCGCCAGCGGCGACAGCGTCACGATCGAGGTGTCCGGCAAGGTCAAGCCCGGCCAGACCACCCTGGTCAACAATGCCTCGGCGACCGGCAATGAGTTCGATCCCGACCCGACCAACAATCAGGACAGCGTCGAGACCCCGGTCACCCCGCAGGTTGATCTGAAGATCGTGAAGACCGCGAGCGTCTCGCAGATCGTCCCTGGCGGAAACTTCACCTACACCTTCAGTGTGACCAACAACGGCCCCGACGCCGGCACCGGTGTGACGGTGACCGACACGCTGCCGAGCGGCATCTCGTTCGTTTCCTCCGGGGACTGTTCCGCTGCCGGCCAGGATCTGACCTGTGCGGTCGGGGCGCTGGCCGCGGGTCAGTCGAAGACCCTCACGGTGACCGTGAAGGCCGCGAACTCGGTGACCGGAGACGTGGTGAACACGGCGAACGTGACCGGCAACCAGCCCGATCCGAACCCGAACGACAACACCTCGACGGTGACCACCCCGACCCAGATCAAGGCGGATCTCGGTGTGGTCAAGACGAAGCTTTCGCCGGCCGAGGTGAAGACGGGCGACACCGTCACCTGGCAGATCGTTGCGACCAACCACGGTCCGTCCAACGCGACCGGAGTGGTTGTCACCGACACGCTGCCGAGCGGGGTGACCGATGTGACCACCGACAACAACGCCTGCACCGTTTCGGTGCCGACGATCAACTGTGCCGTCGGCAACCTTGCCAACGGTGCGTCGGTGACGATCAAGGTGACCGCCAAGGTCAAGCCCGGTCAGTCGAACCTGATCAACACCGCCAAGGTCAAGGGCGATCAGCCCGATCCGAACCCGGGCAACGACACGTCGACCACCAACGACCCGGTCAGTCCGGTTGCCGATCTCGGCATCGTCAAGCAGGCCGACAGGAGTTCGGTCGAGGCGGGCCAGAATCTGGTCTACACCTTCAAGGTCACCAACTACGGTCCGGACAGCGTCACCGGCGCAACCATCACCGACACCCTGCCGGCCGGCGTCACCTACGTTGACGGCGCCCCGGGCTGCAACGCCTCGGGCCAGGTCGTCACCTGCACGATCAACTTCCTGGCCGCGGGCGGATCCGCCCAGACCGGGATCACGGTGAAGGTGACCGACTCGGCCGCCAACCCGGTGAGGAACACCGCGAAGGTGACCGGCAGCCCGCACGATCCGAACCCGGGGAACAACACCTCGACGATCGAGACCCCGGTCACCCCGCCGGCCAAGGACGCCGACGTGGCGATCGTCAAGACCGCTGACAACCACAACCCGCAGGCCGGGGACGTGGTCACCTACACCCTGACCACGAAGAACAACGGACCGGCTGCCGCCGAGAACGTGGTTGTCACCGACGAACTCCCGGACGGGGTCACCTTCGTTTCGGCCGACGCTCCCTGCACCGAGTCCGGGGGCAAGATCACCTGTGCGCTCGGCACCCTCGCCCCCGGGCAGGAGGTCGCGCTCAAGGTCAGGGTCAGGATCAACCCCTGGTCGGTCAGCCCGTCGACCGGGACCCACGGCATCGACGTCCAGAAGGTTGAAACCCAGATCGACCTCGATCCCGGCCAGACCCGGACCGTCACGGCCGAGTGCCCGAGCGGGTACTTCGTCTCCGACGGCTCGGTCCGGATCGACCACATCGATCAGGGCACCGGATCCTGGACCGCCCCGCAGGTCACCGAGTCGCGTGCGAGCGACAACCGGACCTGGCAGGGCACCGTGACCAACACCGCCTCCGGCCGAGCCCAGGCGAAGATCTTCGCGGTCTGCATCCGCGAGACCACCAACCCGGACGGCCACGGCCACAACCTGCAGGTGTCCGCTCCGGTGGTCAAGACGATCGCGCTGGAGCCCGGTTCAAACGAGGCCACCCTCGAGTGCCCGGCCGGCACGGTCGCGATCCAGCCCGGCTTCATCGCCGACTCCCCCGGTCACCTGGTCTACTCGCAGCCCGAAGGTAACGGCTGGAAGTTCATCTACAAGACCGCTGTGAACCAGGCGAGCGATCAGATCAGCTACTCGATCCGCTGCTTCAACCGGTCGCTTACGATCACCGACGGCCACAGCCACAACCTCTCGCTCCAGCGGATCTGGACCGAACAGGTGATCCAGCCCGGACAGGTACATGAAGTTCAGCTCACCTGCCCGGACGGGAGCAAGGGAATCGTGGCCGGCTGGGATCTGGACGACGGACTGGTTTCGCTCGGCAACGACCCCCGTCCGGTCACCCGGGCGTTCAAGGTCTACAACCCGACCGACAAGCCGCTCAAGGCCCGGTTCAGCCTGCTCTGCCTCGGCAACATCACCAGTGACGGTGGCGGTGCCGGCAGCAAGGACATCACCAACACGGCCAAGGTCAAGACCAGCACCACCGAAACCGACCCGGGCAACAACAGTTCCTCGGTGACGATCACCGCCGGAACCTCGGGCTCCGGTCCGATCCCCGACGGTAACGGCAAGCCGCCGGTCAACAACCCGACCGACCGGGATACCGACCGGCCCGGCGTGGTCAGCTTCCGCGCCACCGGCAAGCTCATCTTGCGGGGCGGCACGGTCAACCTGAACCTGAAGTCGAGCGGCAAGACCCACGGAAGGATCAAGCTGATCACCACCAGGCGTCACCGGGTCGGCGGGAAGAAGATCTCCCGCGGCACGGTCCTGGCCCGGGGAGGCTTCGCCTTCAAGCGGGCGGGCGCCAAGAAGGTCAGGTTGCGGACCACCGCGCTCGGCCGCAAGGTTCTCGGCAAGGGCTCCATTCGCAAGGTCCGGGTCGTCGTGATTGGCGGCGGACCGTCTAGGGTAGTCGGTATAGGCCGCTAG
- a CDS encoding decaprenyl-phosphate phosphoribosyltransferase, translating into MEAITSEQSLPKRGPLRAALKTARPHEWVKNVLVFAGILFSGQLNDPWAVGQALITFAAFCAISSAGYFINDLNDVELDRQHPKKRFRPIAAGQLSINAAWAVAVILAVGAIAVSFLAVNWKVGGMVVAYGVIQVAYSFGLKQVVIIDVMTLATLFILRVMAGAEAVDAHASEWLILCTGMLACFLGFTKRRQEAVSEIHEGTSSRPVLEHYSLPFLDQMVAMVTTGTVVTYAIYTVNSPQVGSEMMLTIPPVVYGIFRYLYLIYDRSDDRSTAAIVAEDRGVILAGAAFAITAFVVLYVFK; encoded by the coding sequence ATGGAAGCGATTACCTCCGAACAGAGCCTGCCCAAGCGAGGGCCCCTGCGGGCTGCACTCAAGACCGCCCGACCCCATGAGTGGGTCAAGAACGTCCTGGTTTTCGCCGGCATCCTCTTTTCCGGCCAGCTCAACGACCCGTGGGCGGTCGGGCAGGCCCTGATCACCTTCGCCGCCTTCTGTGCGATCTCAAGCGCGGGCTACTTCATCAACGATCTCAACGACGTCGAGCTGGACCGGCAGCACCCGAAGAAGCGGTTCCGACCGATCGCCGCCGGACAGCTTTCGATCAACGCCGCCTGGGCCGTCGCTGTGATCCTCGCGGTCGGCGCGATCGCGGTCTCCTTCCTCGCGGTGAACTGGAAGGTCGGCGGCATGGTGGTCGCCTACGGGGTGATCCAGGTTGCCTACAGCTTCGGGTTGAAGCAGGTGGTGATCATCGATGTGATGACCCTGGCGACCCTGTTCATCCTTCGGGTGATGGCCGGCGCCGAGGCGGTCGACGCCCACGCCTCGGAGTGGCTGATTCTCTGCACCGGGATGCTGGCCTGTTTCCTCGGTTTTACCAAGCGGCGCCAGGAGGCCGTTTCCGAGATCCACGAGGGAACCAGCAGCCGTCCGGTGCTCGAGCACTACTCGCTGCCCTTCCTCGATCAGATGGTGGCGATGGTCACCACCGGAACCGTGGTCACTTACGCGATCTACACGGTCAACTCACCCCAGGTCGGGTCCGAAATGATGCTGACCATCCCGCCGGTGGTCTACGGGATCTTCCGCTACCTGTACCTGATCTACGACCGCTCCGACGACCGCTCCACGGCGGCGATCGTGGCCGAGGATCGCGGCGTGATCCTGGCCGGAGCGGCGTTTGCAATCACCGCGTTCGTGGTTCTCTACGTCTTCAAGTAG
- a CDS encoding FAD-binding oxidoreductase, whose protein sequence is MAKRRLKHWGWGYEDQVRPEAELLAAAAGVRSMLGFGSDPDTPVPLEQATIREPRLAAPPAREGLFVTDRHSRAVHSLGKAYRDIVRGFRGEFPEPPDLVAFPRDEAEVIEVLDRATDLDAAVIPFGGGTSVVGGVEPRTGDRPSISLDLTGLDRLLELDETSLAARIQAGIRGPALEDRLRTHGLTLRHFPQSFEYATLGGWLATRAGGHFATGETHIDDLTESIRAVTPAGTWESRRLPGSGAGPSPDRMMLGSEGTLGVITEAWMRVRPRPDFKESATIEFPPGQEGFVAVATGAVRLIAQSRLMPSNCRLVDSLEAKTTGAGNGDATLLLLGFEAFGQPVSERMDQAISIAESAGGRVASRRSVAPDESDGGAEGSGSDRWRSTFLLAPYLRDTFVACGVLSETFETAITWDRFGAFHRAVTEATTRAVAEVSGIRPEGESAPRISCRLTHVYPDGAAPYFTVLAPAVRGGEVEQWDEIKTAAGEAIIDAGGTITHHHAVGRDHRPFYDCQRPDPFAAALAAAKSAVDPNGMLNPGVLLDPARPGPSR, encoded by the coding sequence GTGGCGAAACGAAGACTCAAACACTGGGGTTGGGGGTACGAGGACCAGGTCCGCCCGGAGGCCGAGCTTCTCGCGGCGGCGGCCGGGGTCCGATCGATGCTCGGGTTCGGCAGCGATCCGGATACGCCGGTGCCGCTGGAGCAGGCGACGATCCGCGAGCCCCGACTGGCGGCTCCACCGGCGCGGGAGGGACTCTTCGTCACCGATCGTCACAGTCGTGCGGTCCACTCCCTGGGCAAGGCATACCGGGACATCGTCCGGGGCTTTCGCGGAGAGTTCCCCGAGCCGCCGGATCTGGTCGCCTTTCCCCGTGACGAAGCCGAAGTGATCGAGGTTCTGGATCGAGCCACCGACCTTGATGCGGCGGTGATCCCGTTCGGGGGCGGCACCTCCGTGGTCGGCGGTGTCGAGCCACGCACCGGGGACCGGCCCTCGATCTCGCTCGATCTGACCGGCCTCGACCGGCTGCTCGAACTGGACGAGACCTCACTGGCCGCACGGATCCAGGCCGGAATCCGCGGCCCTGCCCTTGAGGACCGGCTGCGGACCCACGGCCTCACCCTCCGGCACTTCCCCCAGTCCTTCGAGTACGCCACCCTCGGGGGATGGCTCGCCACCCGGGCCGGGGGTCATTTCGCCACCGGGGAGACCCACATCGATGATCTGACCGAGTCGATCCGGGCGGTCACCCCGGCCGGCACCTGGGAGAGTCGTCGCCTTCCCGGTTCCGGAGCCGGCCCCTCACCGGACCGGATGATGCTCGGCTCGGAAGGAACCCTGGGGGTGATCACGGAGGCCTGGATGCGAGTCCGGCCCCGGCCCGATTTCAAGGAGTCGGCGACGATCGAGTTCCCTCCCGGGCAGGAGGGTTTCGTCGCTGTCGCGACCGGGGCGGTGCGCCTGATCGCCCAGTCCCGCCTGATGCCGTCCAACTGTCGGCTGGTCGATTCGCTGGAGGCGAAGACCACCGGCGCCGGGAATGGCGATGCGACGTTGCTCCTGCTCGGGTTCGAGGCGTTCGGCCAGCCGGTGTCCGAGCGCATGGATCAGGCGATTTCGATCGCCGAGAGTGCCGGTGGACGGGTCGCTTCCCGCCGCTCGGTCGCTCCGGACGAGTCCGACGGCGGGGCGGAAGGCTCCGGTTCGGACCGCTGGCGGTCCACCTTTCTGCTCGCCCCCTACCTGCGGGATACCTTCGTTGCCTGCGGGGTCCTGTCCGAGACCTTCGAGACCGCGATCACCTGGGACCGGTTCGGGGCGTTCCACCGGGCGGTGACCGAGGCGACGACCCGGGCGGTGGCCGAGGTCTCCGGGATCCGCCCGGAAGGTGAGTCCGCCCCCCGGATTTCATGTCGGCTCACCCATGTCTATCCGGACGGTGCGGCCCCCTACTTCACCGTGCTTGCCCCGGCGGTCCGGGGTGGCGAGGTCGAGCAGTGGGACGAGATCAAGACGGCGGCCGGGGAGGCGATCATCGACGCCGGCGGCACCATCACCCACCATCACGCGGTCGGACGCGACCACCGCCCGTTTTACGACTGCCAGCGGCCGGATCCGTTCGCCGCCGCCCTGGCTGCGGCGAAGTCCGCGGTCGATCCGAACGGCATGCTGAATCCCGGGGTCCTGCTCGATCCGGCCCGGCCGGGGCCAAGCCGGTAG
- a CDS encoding SDR family oxidoreductase has product MDYFVTGGTGFIGRYLIDRLLKRDGTVYVLVREGSRGKLEEMRSRWGADADRVVAVTGDIGQPLLGVSEEEIANLTGKIGGFYHLAAVYDMEASPEAIQLGNVEGTINAVDLANRIEAGCFHLASSIAAAGLFKGTWREDMFEEAENLDKHPYFRTKHESERIVRERLERPWRVYRPGIVVGDSETGEMDKIDGPYYFFKLIQRLRNVLPPWAPTVGIEGKQINVVPVDFVADAIDHISHLEGEDGKAFHLTDPKPLSAGRILNLFANSAHAPQMSMRLDPQMLDVIPPAVRGGLMMLPPVKRISDQVLNDLGIPREVLVYINYPTKFDCSNTLAALEGTGIAVPPLASYSDQLWDYWERNLDPDLHKDRSLGGAIGNKVVMITGASSGIGHAAAIKAAAAGAKVLLVARSQDKLETTREEIETEGGEAHIHTCDLADPDDVERMGAEVLDQHGHVDVLVNNAGRSIRRSVALSYDRFHDFERTMQLNYFGSLKLILVLLPRMRERKSGHIINISSIGVQTNTPRFSAYVASKAALDAFSRCIASEIVDDKVHITTIHMPLVRTPMIAPTKMYDAFPTISPDEAAEMITGAMIGRPKKVATRLGNFGEMLYTISPKATDAILNTGYKLFPDSKAAKGEEKGGEETERAPSTEAVAFAHLLRGVHW; this is encoded by the coding sequence ATGGATTATTTCGTCACCGGTGGGACCGGATTTATCGGCCGGTACCTGATTGACCGCCTGCTGAAGCGGGACGGAACCGTCTATGTGCTGGTTCGGGAGGGGTCCCGCGGCAAGCTCGAGGAGATGCGGTCCCGCTGGGGCGCCGACGCCGATCGGGTGGTCGCGGTCACCGGTGACATCGGCCAGCCTCTGCTCGGGGTGAGCGAGGAGGAGATCGCAAACCTGACCGGAAAGATCGGCGGCTTCTACCACCTGGCCGCGGTCTACGACATGGAGGCCTCGCCCGAGGCGATCCAGCTCGGCAACGTCGAGGGAACGATCAACGCGGTCGACCTCGCCAACCGGATCGAGGCAGGCTGCTTCCACCTGGCCAGCTCGATCGCCGCAGCCGGTCTGTTCAAGGGAACCTGGCGGGAGGACATGTTCGAGGAGGCCGAGAACCTCGACAAACATCCCTACTTTCGCACCAAGCACGAGTCGGAACGGATCGTCCGTGAACGGCTGGAGCGGCCCTGGCGGGTCTACCGGCCGGGCATCGTGGTCGGCGATTCCGAGACCGGCGAGATGGACAAGATCGACGGTCCGTACTACTTCTTCAAGCTGATTCAGCGCTTGCGCAACGTACTGCCGCCGTGGGCTCCGACGGTCGGGATCGAGGGCAAGCAGATCAACGTGGTCCCGGTCGATTTCGTTGCCGATGCGATTGATCACATCTCGCATCTGGAGGGCGAGGACGGAAAGGCCTTCCACCTGACCGACCCCAAGCCACTCAGCGCGGGACGGATCCTCAACCTGTTCGCGAACTCGGCCCACGCCCCACAGATGTCGATGCGGCTGGACCCGCAGATGCTCGACGTGATCCCGCCCGCGGTCCGGGGCGGCCTGATGATGCTGCCGCCGGTGAAACGGATCTCGGATCAGGTGCTGAACGATCTCGGCATCCCTCGAGAGGTCCTGGTCTACATCAACTACCCGACCAAGTTCGACTGCTCGAACACCCTTGCGGCGCTGGAGGGGACCGGGATCGCGGTGCCGCCGCTTGCTTCCTACAGCGACCAGCTCTGGGACTACTGGGAGCGAAACCTCGATCCCGACCTGCACAAGGATCGCTCTCTCGGTGGAGCGATCGGCAACAAGGTCGTGATGATCACCGGTGCCTCCTCCGGGATCGGCCATGCGGCCGCGATCAAGGCGGCGGCTGCCGGGGCCAAGGTGCTGCTGGTCGCCCGCTCCCAGGACAAGCTGGAAACGACCAGGGAGGAGATCGAGACCGAAGGCGGCGAGGCCCACATTCACACCTGTGATCTGGCCGATCCGGATGATGTCGAGCGGATGGGGGCCGAGGTGCTCGACCAGCACGGCCACGTCGACGTCCTGGTCAACAACGCGGGACGTTCGATCCGTCGTTCGGTCGCCCTCTCGTACGACCGCTTCCATGATTTCGAGCGGACCATGCAGCTCAACTACTTCGGTTCGCTCAAGCTGATTCTCGTGCTGCTGCCGCGGATGCGGGAACGCAAGAGCGGGCACATCATCAACATCAGCTCGATCGGGGTGCAGACCAACACGCCGCGGTTCTCGGCCTACGTCGCCTCGAAGGCGGCCCTGGATGCGTTCAGCCGCTGCATCGCCTCCGAGATCGTTGACGACAAGGTGCACATCACCACGATCCACATGCCGCTGGTTCGGACCCCGATGATCGCCCCGACCAAGATGTATGACGCCTTCCCCACGATCTCGCCGGATGAGGCGGCCGAGATGATCACGGGGGCGATGATCGGCAGGCCGAAGAAGGTGGCAACCCGGCTCGGCAACTTCGGCGAGATGCTCTACACGATTTCGCCCAAGGCGACCGATGCGATCCTCAACACCGGGTACAAGCTCTTCCCCGACTCGAAGGCGGCCAAGGGTGAGGAGAAGGGCGGGGAGGAGACCGAACGGGCCCCCTCGACCGAGGCGGTTGCGTTCGCTCATCTGCTTCGCGGCGTTCACTGGTAG